A genomic region of Salvelinus namaycush isolate Seneca chromosome 7, SaNama_1.0, whole genome shotgun sequence contains the following coding sequences:
- the LOC120050833 gene encoding chromosome alignment-maintaining phosphoprotein 1-like, whose amino-acid sequence MEAVMEVKESETAMMGFKESTEATMDVKESISPAMDVKESMSAMMEVNESESKEAVVDIKESQGAVMELKRHSSSSGGQGRDRDRESDSYLQHLQCPHCLLQCKSHCSYLIHIAKIHPSRLDDTPVGRLGNAIFYQRTARLFHCSVCFHTAREFPRLYDHLLTCHCLSGKGQGEGGEKDSSHPSSEPKAEEEDEDKGGVKQEEEGRKRGLEMEGGEDNEEDSRSAGSPMKRKRSSTEEAFLTKYIQRQGGRYNCRLCGKRSKMKGHAIYHVSYKHDVPKPYCCKECSKAFILEYSLLNHIYHNHRQGMYRCLFCPFSSDVVWGIKRHGNCCNARSGEGDEGEGSNGEE is encoded by the exons ATGGAAGCCGTGATGGAGGTTAAGGAGTCAGAGACAGCCATGATGGGTTTTAAGGAGTCAACGGAAGCCACAATGGACGTTAAGGAGTCAATTTCACCCGCAATGGACGTGAAGGAGTCCATGTCAGCCATGATGGAAGTTAATGAGTCAGAGTCAAAAGAAGCCGTTGTGGACATTAAGGAGTCACAGGGAGCTGTTATGGAACTCAAGAGGCATTCTTCCTCCTCTGGCGGCCAGGGGCGGGACAGAGACCGGGAGTCGGACAGCTATCTCCAGCACCTCCAGTGTCCACACTGTCTGCTCCAGTGTAAGAGCCACTGCAGCTACCTCATCCACATCGCTAAGATCCACCCAAGCCGCCTGGATGACACGCCTGTGGGTCGCCTGGGCAACGCCATCTTCTACCAGCGCACGGCACGGCTGTTCCACTGCAGCGTGTGTTTCCACACGGCCAGGGAGTTCCCTCGACTCTACGACCACCTGCTCACCTGCCACTGCCTCTCTGGGAAGGgccagggagaggggggagaaaagg ACAGTAGTCATCCTTCCAGTGAGCCCAAggcagaagaggaggatgaggacaaAGGAGGAGTGAAGCAAGAGGAGGAAGGTAGGAAAAGAGGactagagatggagggaggcgaGGACAACGAAGAGGACTCCCGCTCAGCCGGCAGCCCCATGAAACGAAAGAGAAGCTCTACG GAAGAGGCCTTCCTGACCAAATATATCCAGCGCCAGGGGGGTCGCTACAACTGTCGCCTGTGCGGAAAGCGCTCCAAGATGAAGGGCCATGCCATCTACCATGTGAGCTACAAGCACGACGTGCCCAAACCTTACTGCTGTAAAGAGTGTAGCAAGGCCTTCATACTAGAGTATTCGCTACTCAACCATATCTACCACAACCACAGACAGGGCATGTACCGCTGCCTCTTCTGCCCCTTCAGCTCTGACGTGGTGTGGGGCATAAAACGCCATGGCAACTGCTGCAATGCCCGAAGCGGGGAGGGGGATGAGGGGGAGGGCAGCAATGGAGAAGAGTGA
- the LOC120051431 gene encoding P2Y purinoceptor 8-like, with protein sequence MNTSSEAVARGVNNATLEMLVSPVMTVAVPVIYLSVFVCSTPCNLLSLVALLNVHYKRHTPTSVFAINLSLADLLYSAFLPLQVLYHLWGNDWPWGAALCGLTTTALNCNMHCSVLTTCAIALERYCGVVRPLRTKHWRTARRATIACVLIWAFVLITQTPLLHSDLTLRVVELSITTCFDVLPRELFIHQSVAYLYFLVVLLMFYVLPLAVLVSCYVAVARGLHRSLPTAAEGSDGKREVLSRRRAQTTVALATLCFVVCYLPTITLHGLHLVFHAQGKSLYRYYKLALSINSLNCCFDPFVYYFASREFRLALRRLLGRCVPLGEGEELGTSELVSMTGETRESKGHY encoded by the exons ATGAACACCTCCTCAGAAGCGGTGGCCAGAGGGGTCAACAACGCCACCCTGGAGATGCTGGTCAGTCCTGTGATGACCGTGGCTGTGCCTGTTATTtacctgtctgtgtttgtgtgcagtACCCCCTGCAACCTGCTGTCTCTGGTAGCGCTGCTGAACGTCCATTACAAACGCCACACTCCCACGTCTGTGTTTGCCATCAACCTGTCGCTGGCAGACCTGCTCTACAGCGCCTTCCTGCCCCTACAG gtgttgTACCACCTGTGGGGTAATGACTGGCCGTGGGGCGCTGCCCTCTGTGGCCTCACCACCACAGCCCTCAACTGCAACATGCATTGCTCCGTCCTCACCACCTGTGCCATCGCGCTCGAGCGCTACTGCGGTGTCGTACGCCCACTACGCACCAAACACTGGCGCACCGCCCGGAGAGCCACCATCGCCTGCGTCCTCATCTGGGCATTTGTTCTGATTACTCAGACGCCCTTGCTCCACAGTGACCTCACCCTCCGGGTCGTCGAGCTAAGCATCACGACCTGCTTCGACGTGCTTCCGCGTGAACTGTTCATTCACCAATCAGTAGCCTATCTCTACTTCCTAGTGGTTCTGCTGATGTTCTACGTGTTGCCGTTAGCCGTCCTGGTCAGCTGTTACGTTGCCGTGGCGAGAGGCCTGCACAGGTCGTTGCCGACGGCAGCTGAAGGCAGTGATGGTAAGAGGGAAGTGTTGTCAAGGCGACGGGCTCAGACCACAGTCGCCTTGGCAACCCTGTGCTTTGTGGTGTGTTACCTACCAACCATCACCCTTCATGGCCTGCACTTAGTCTTCCACGCCCAGGGCAAGAGCCTGTACAGATACTATAAACTAGCGCTGAGCATCAACAGCCTCAACTGCTGCTTTGACCCGTTTGTGTACTACTTTGCGTCGAGGGAGTTCCGGCTGGCTCTGAGGAGGCTGCTGGGGCGGTGTGTCCcactgggagagggggaggagcttGGGACCTCTGAGCTGGTGTCCATGACTGGGGAGACTAGGGAATCTAAGGGACACTACTAG
- the LOC120050834 gene encoding protein FAM171B-like, with protein MPADRLYLLFSLVVISCGDGVVRAAPDGGVLGGLPTLLAAEDNVISTVPDGSITGQTALYQVQTPSALTPEPPFALRVLVKDQVTRRRLGGAQVEVFVNHTLSSQALTGERGEVLLRVPYSLGLSLTIVASMEGYVLTPLPWRTTKRPIFSSVTLSLLPQNQGNIWLFDDSVLITGKLPDFSYQPSVQFPKSHLMLSDRSNTSTVMAYLTVPQRHLGKDCVNCNPGIIHNKSGVFRSVELRAMAAVSTLLYSGGQEVQVNGPIQISLPLAHTTNLRPSDTLPAWDFNTKTGAWENQGLGIVKMVGDHLVWTYIASHLGYWIAAPLPSSNGYMGHASSMEFLSYHTYLLIGILGGTLVIVLGFLAVLLCQCGGSGSSQGPRRRRRARFSKLSVLKKDQTTSTHMEEGHAMMSFHPGDRAHGLASRSVQCDPSTPRHNKANYNIYVEDPGRGSALLYENVGSGAKGPQASHHYVNSEEVARLRERSREEQNRAHLGGGAQLLHLYNQPVAILQAPERFSSQGGEQQGSGCKSATFPRNGGAYDSHSHSEQGGQDSYTQTLPKNPHHAQGANPQQGGQDQPQALETTPQGPASNPGAWGRYSSLPESSVSVPGTLNEAAGMRAFSSGMGGPSELQGISERTLLELTRGKASSPHPRAWFVSLDGKPAASVRHSIIELQGRHPRPPSSNDTSLDSGVDMNEPQQSVREAERERPSIRGSFPHHSRGRYSEEQDLSSSESGTTATCTPEDPYLRNILDGSSGAIPNIPEERDGMDTSSAQEDSESRGTPPPRRLRKVREKGRAEKRSARHHVREERLVKRS; from the exons ATGCCTGCGGACCGCCTGTACCTGCTTTTCTCGCTGGTTGTGATCTCCTGCGGGGATGGTGTCGTGAGGGCGGCGCCGGATGGTGGTGTCCTCGGCGGCCTACCCACGCTGCTGGCCGCCGAGGACAATGTCATCTCCACTGTCCCAGACGGATCCATCACCGGCCAGACGGCCCTTTATCAGGTTCAGACTCCGTCTGCCCTAACACCAG AGCCGCCCTTTGCCCTGAGGGTCCTGGTGAAGGATCAGGTGACCCGGCGGCGCCTGGGTGGGGCCCAGGTGGAGGTGTTTGTCAACCACACCCTGAGTAGCCAGGCCCTgactggggagaggggagaggtgctGCTCAGGGTCCCCTACAGCCTGGGCCTCAGCCTCACCATTGTAGCTAGCATGGAGGGATACGTCCTCACCCCATTGCCCTGGAGGACCACCAAGAGACCTA TATTCTCCTCAGTGACCTTGTCGCTGCTCCCTCAAAACCAAGGCAACATCTGGCTGTTTGACGACTCCGTGCTCATCACTGGGAAGTTACCTG ACTTCTCCTACCAGCCCAGCGTTCAGTTCCCCAAGAGTCACCTGATGCTCTCAGACCGCAGTAACACCTCCACAGTGATGGCCTACCTGACCGTGCCACAGCGCCACCTAGGCAAGGACTGTGTCAACTGCAACCCAGGCATCATTCACAACAAGTCAG gag TGTTCAGGAGTGTTGAGTTGCGGGCGATGGCAGCGGTCAGCACTCTGCTGTACTCTGGTGGTCAGGAGGTCCAGGTGAACGGCCCCATCCAGATCTCCCTGCCCCTGGCACACACCACCAACCTGAGGCCCTCGGACACCCTCCCTGCCTGGGACTTCAACACCAAGACAG GTGCTTGGGAGAACCAGGGTCTGGGGATAGTGAAGATGGTTGGAGATCATCTGGTCTGGACCTACATTGCTTCTCACCTGGGTTACTGGATCGCTGCACCCCTACCCTCCTCCAACG GTTATATGGGCCATGCCAGCTCAATGGAATTCCTCTCCTACCACACCTACCTGCTCATAGGAATACTGGGTGGGACTCTGGTTATAGTCTTGGGGTTTCTGGCTGTGCTGCTGTGTCAATGTGG AGGTTCAGGTTCCTCTCAGGggccgaggaggaggaggagagcacgGTTCTCTAAGCTGTCCGTTCTGAAGAAGGACCAGACCACCTCCACCCACATGGAGGAGGGCCATGCCATGATGTCCTTCCACCCCGGAGACAGAGCCCATGGCCTGGCCTCGCGCAGCGTCCAGTGTGACCCCTCCACCCCCAGGCACAACAAAGCCAACTACAACATCTATGTAGAAGACCCCGGGCGTGGGTCCGCCCTCCTGTATGAAAATGTGGGGAGCGGGGCCAAGGGACCCCAGGCATCACACCACTACGTCAACAGTGAGGAGGTGGCCAGGCTGAGGGAGAGGTCCAgagaggagcagaacagagcCCACCTGGGTGGAGGTGCTCAGCTGCTCCACCTATACAACCAGCCTGTGGCCATCCTCCAGGCCCCGGAGCGCTTCAGCAGCCAGGGTGGGGAGCAGCAAGGATCAGGCTGCAAGTCGGCCACCTTCCCCCGCAACGGGGGAGCCTATGACTCCCACTCCCACTCTGAGCAGGGAGGTCAGGACAGCTACACCCAGACCCTCCCTAAGAACCCCCACCATGCCCAGGGAGCCAACCCCCAGCAGGGCGGCCAGGACCAGCCCCAGGCCCTGGAGACCACTCCCCAAGGCCCAGCCTCTAATCCTGGGGCGTGGGGCCGTTACAGCAGCCTCCCGGAGTCCTCCGTTTCCGTCCCCGGTACTCTGAACGAGGCGGCTGGAATGAGGGCCTTCAGCAGTGGGATGGGGGGCCCCAGTGAACTTCAGGGGATATCAGAGCGAACACTCCTGGAGTTGACCCGAGGCAAGGCCTCGTCGCCTCACCCCAGGGCCTGGTTCGTCTCCCTGGATGGGAAACCAGCCGCCTCAGTCCGCCACTCCATCATAGAGCTCCAGGGACGCCACCCACGGCCCCCCAGCAGCAACGACACCAGCCTGGACTCTGGCGTGGACATGAATGAGCCCCAGCAGAGTGTGAGGGAGGCGGAGCGAGAGAGGCCTTCCATCCGGGGCTCATTCCCCCACCACAGCAGAGGGCGCTACAGCGAGGAGCAGGACCTGAGCAGCAGTGAGAGCGGCACCACCGCCACCTGCACCCCTGAAGACCCCTACCTGAGGAACATTCTGGACGGGAGCAGCGGGGCCATTCCCAATATCCCGGAGGAGAGGGACGGGATGGACACGTCCAGTGCACAGGAGGACAGTGAGTCGAGGGGGACACCGCCCCCACGCAGGctgaggaaggtgagggagaaggggagggccGAGAAGAGAAGCGCCAGGCACCATGTCAGAGAAGAGAGGCTGGTCAAACGGAGCTAA